The DNA window GATAGACATGCGGCAGTCAGTCAGCTCGTCTTGTTTTTGTCTGctgtcttgttctttctttgtttacccCCTTCAAGTCCTTACTTAATTGAAATAAATATGGTTATTGTGCCCTCAGATCTTTTATTCCCCTTCATGTAAGACCATtggaaaataaacaagaaaagaaatgaaTTGAATTTTCCGCTCATTTGTACATTGTGAACAACTTTCAGAAGTTTCTCCTCACTGCCGTAATGCACAATTGCGGCAATCCCGTGATGGaaggaactttttttttcttgactgattggtttgcaaaatgactgATTGATTCATGGCTGAGTCAGTCAATGGACCTCTAGTGAACAAaacccaagccaatccctgTACTAGTGTTAGCAAAAATGCCAGTTTGATTACACCTACAGGTCTGTAAAATAGAGGAAGGCAGATGATGGGTACAAATTCCTTTCTGTTTAATTTTAAATGGACTTTTACGTTAAATATAAGCACACTCGGCGACCTTGACCGCATACTTTAGGCTTAATTAAACTCAAGGGTCAAGCAAACTTACACTCGGTCACACTTTGACtaaccagagacatacatcGAATTAATTTTGGCTCCGATTAATTTTCGCATAGAAAACCACTTCTATTCATTTACGTTTGTTTTGTCTGAGAGGAATTAATGAAGGGACAGATGGAGAAGGGGTGATGTAACATTAATGCAGGGAAGGGGGGCATGCTTAGCAAAATTATACACTGAAGTAGGCAAGACAGCTACAGACAGTACAACTTGCACCTGTTTTTGGAGATCTTTCGTCGTTGTAGTTATTTTCTTGAAGAAAGCGAGGTCCTGCTTCAATCGCCAGGGAATACGGCCTTCGATTCCAATGCCTCCTTTGTTACATGCTGCAACTACCAAGTTTATTTTTTGTTGATCCATGTTTAGTGCCTGATCTGCGCCAAATTACACACTTCCAAATCTTGGCGCGTGGTGGGAGAGTTATCTGTCCTGTTTCGGGGACCTTGACCCCAAGTTCAGCCACAGGCATAGGAGCCCTGTATCGAAAGTGCCGTCGATTGAAGTATCCCACTCCTTCAGTTAAAATTTATTGGAGTAGAggtaattttttttaactcgATCGACCGGTACGTGGTgctttttttctgtatctgtctgaTACGTTGAAAAACTACTGGCATTTGATCAACGGAAGGGAGGAGCGCATGTAGCCTAAATTTATAAGTCCTAGACTGGGTGGAGGTGAGATTTAAAGACCTCCACAGATCCTGCCAGAACTTGATCGTCCTGTAGATGGTTCCAGTCTGTCAAAAATACTTTGTATTTACATCTCTGTTGGTTGAAAGCCGGCTGATCCAGCGAAgacgtcttgttttgtttgtaaatacaTGTAACAATACGATCAAACGTAGTACGGTCAGTGTATTGCCCTTGCTTATGCTGTTTATCTGTTTCTCTTTactgtgcaagtgtgtgtgtgtgtcacgggtTTGACATGTGTGGCGGCGGCGAGtgtatcacagtgtgtgtgtgtgtatgtgcgtttatAAActtgtgtagtgtgtgtgtcagtgacgtGTGTAAGTCAgtatgtgattgtgtgaatGTACATGTGTGTACGCGGGCGTGTACCGATTTACGTGTCTAAATGCCAGCGTGTGCGTGAGAGAGCGGGGggacgtgagagagagagagagagagagagagagagagaaagttgtGTTAATGTTAGGTTGCAATCCCGGAATTGTTGGAATGTGTTCAGCTTTGCGGTATGTTCTTAGCATACCGTATCAGTACGtacactcagtcacacacacaaagcacgaCCAATTGCAACTCAGTGATTTTTTTCCGATTTATGCAATAAGTCATTTCCGAATGGTTTCATCATGCATACACCCAGTAATCAAGTATAAGTAGTTTACTAAGTAATTTGACTTCACCAGAAAAGGCTGAAATGGTTAAGGATGACGTCAAAGATGGACGGAGCACAGTCAGAAGCTGAAGAAAGCGATGAGGTCTAGGGGAAGACGAACAAGTCATCCGAGATACGATGACTATTCTTTTGGCTTCTCATCTGACGGTTTATCTTCTGAAGACTCTTGTTTCTCTGCAGAGGGGGCCTGTTCAGAAATCGCTTGTGACGGCTTGTCTTTGGAGTTCTCTCCCTTGTCCTCAGGCTTCTCATCCAAAGGCTTCTCTTCAGAAGGCTTGTCTTCTTCCTCCGGCTTAACTTCGGAAGGCTTCGCTTCTTTATCCTTAGACTCGTCTTCGTTCTGTTTGGGCTGCTCCGATAGTATGGCTTTCTCCTTAGACTCTTCAGAAGGCTTCTCTTCAGAAGGCTCCTCTTTATCCTCGGGTTTCTCCTCAGGCTTGTCTTCTTTCTCTTTGGTCTTTTCTCCTGCAGACTCCTTGTCGGTTTGGCCCTTCCCTTCCTCCGGTTTCGGCTGCTCAGCAGACGCTGAAGCCGCTCCATCGGCAGCCGATTGACTCAGTATGCCTCCATCGACGACGTCCTCGTCCTTCTGGGGGCTCTTCTCGGACTTTTGCGTTTCATCTTCAGGTGCTTTCTCCCCCTCTTCAACGGTGTCTTTGTTCTCGGGGCTCTTTTTGGGCTCCTGCTTTCCATCTTCAGGCGCTTTTCCCCCCTCTTCGACGGCGTCTTTGTTCTTCTCGGGGCTCTTTTTGGGCTCCTGCTTTCCATCTTCAGACGCTTTCTCAACCTCTTTTCCGTGCACGACGTCGCGAATTGTGGCGGCGGCCGAGGCGTAGGTTGCCTTGACGGAAGAGGCTCCGAACTTGATGAGATCGGCGGCTCCCTGGGTGATCTTCTCCCCCATCCCTCCAGCGGCAGGGTCACTGCAACACGTGATTGAGTGACGTTAGAGTGATGTAAAAGTGATACGTTCAAAGTATAGTAGAGGACAGTGGCAGGaggatgggggaagggggggggggggggaagtaagGGGAGaggtgtgtgcatgcgtgacagtgtcagtgtgactgtcggagtgtgagtgagtgtgtcaagagtgacagtgtgtgtgtgtgtgtgtgtgtgtgtgtcaagagtgacagtgacagtgtgtgtgactgacatagtgtgtgtgtgtgtgtgacatagtgtgtgtgtgacagtgtgtgacTAAGGAGCTGCAAAACTAAATACATGCATGTATATTAAGATTAATGAAGATCTCAGCTACACATTTAGCAGGCGTTCATGTAGGGGCCACCTTGTTTTATGCTGATATTTCAATACATATAGCCTGAACTCTCGTGTGAAGATGCTTTACTTTGTACTTGGGTAGTTCAGTTAACCGATAGGCCTAAATTGGAACGAGCTTTGATAGATcaagaaaaatgaaacagaaacATTTACAACTGGTCCATATGCGGGAGGGCGCCTAATAAggaccagtgaagaggccaTTGTAAATCATTGTTAACTTGAAACGCCaactatacttcaaaatagcatgGTACAACTCCGTGTGCAATCAAAAACAGATAAATAGAATTTATCAACCCGCACGTAAAGCAcgtttga is part of the Littorina saxatilis isolate snail1 linkage group LG6, US_GU_Lsax_2.0, whole genome shotgun sequence genome and encodes:
- the LOC138968391 gene encoding neurofilament heavy polypeptide-like gives rise to the protein MPQSASPTKLNKSADTDKPAGQEEKIADGSAATQANGKESDPAAGGMGEKITQGAADLIKFGASSVKATYASAAATIRDVVHGKEVEKASEDGKQEPKKSPEKNKDAVEEGGKAPEDGKQEPKKSPENKDTVEEGEKAPEDETQKSEKSPQKDEDVVDGGILSQSAADGAASASAEQPKPEEGKGQTDKESAGEKTKEKEDKPEEKPEDKEEPSEEKPSEESKEKAILSEQPKQNEDESKDKEAKPSEVKPEEEDKPSEEKPLDEKPEDKGENSKDKPSQAISEQAPSAEKQESSEDKPSDEKPKE